One Nicotiana tomentosiformis chromosome 4, ASM39032v3, whole genome shotgun sequence genomic window carries:
- the LOC138910325 gene encoding uncharacterized protein, with translation MEDEITNRFHKFILSEEETNAVALDFPDIQSSMKDCEVSLLGKVISDKKANFQGVKNSMLLAWGNPAGWKVWKKSILVWNIPLHWMSKDVGRKIGHALGGAVDIVIPETGSREGRHMRLKVMMNINKPLLREKLINLGFETKWIELRYENLPYVCYYCGMLGHNDKNCVQKEKDIRAGTIKGDQFGPWLRAENHALFSENLRRQGGTTNNEGNTMVRNRNPTQIVGRNGEGTSKSLIHLDEGADSTDTQPARKANVIEVEQNGLKGKTIMSSIGKADDEATTDLANVIKEKKQKQMVEREASPKWPPSSQ, from the exons ATGGAGGATGAAATAACTAATCGCTTTCATAAATTCATCCTTTCTGAAGAAGAAACAAATGCTGTTGCACTTGATTTTCCAGATATTCAATCAAGTATGAAAGACTGTGAAGTAAGTTTACTCGGAAAGGTAATTTCTGATAAAAAAGCAAACTTCCAAGGTGTTAAGAATTCCATGCTTTTGGCTTGGGGAAATCCAGCAGGATGGAAAGTATGGAAAAAGTCTATTTTG GTATGGAATATACCATTACACTGGATGTCGAAGGATGTGGGACGTAAAATAGGGCATGCGCTAGGAGGTGCTGTTGATATTGTTATTCCAGAAACTGGAAGTAGAGAGGGGCGACATATGCGACTCAAAGTTATGATGAACATAAACAAGCCGCTTCTCAGAGAGAAGTTGATTAATCTAGGATTCGAAACTAAATGGATCGAATTAAGATATGAAAATCTACCCTATGTTTGTTACTACTGCGGTATGCTTGGACATAACGATAAAAATTGTGTACAAAAAGAGAAGGACATACGTGCTGGTACTATCAAGGGCGATCAGTTTGGACCATGGCTAAGGGCAGAAAATCATGCGCTTTTCTCTGAAAATTTGAGACGCCAAGGAGGGACAACTAACAACGAAGGTAATACTATGGTTAGAAATCGCAACCCGACACAAATCGTGGGCAGAAATGGTGAAGGAACCAGTAAAAGCCTGATACATCTGGATGAGGGTGCTGATTCGACTGATACACAACCAGCGAGGAAAGCAAATGTTATTGAGGTTGAACAGAATGGCTTAAAAGGAAAGACAATTATGAGTTCGATTGGTAAAGCGGACGATGAAGCAACTACTGATTTGGCTAAtgttataaaagaaaaaaagcaaaAACAGATGGTGGAGCGGGAGGCCAGCCCAAAATGGCCTCCCTCCTCTCAATGA
- the LOC138910326 gene encoding uncharacterized protein — translation MWQIWNRNLLNFYGDICEPNEIVNKALFDFHEYENSMFTISSPSHTSDCSDNKNITVAQDGVVMFADVGLQLEKKMASIGVAAMDSYGHLLQAFGTTIQFVGKAITAEALAIREALEKARENGWSKVHILSDAKNVMDMIKKRIVVSWEIETTCEDIWKMMNSFEDINIEYVPRSWNILTHNLAKFSILLLHRINWVSTFPSWIINDAVASFDSLRAIII, via the coding sequence ATGTGGCAAATTTGGAAtagaaatttgttgaatttttatGGGGATATATGTGAACCTAATGAAATTGTAAACAAAGCACTTTTTGATTTTCATGAATATGAAAATTCTATGTTTACTATCTCTTCTCCTTCCCACACATCTGATTGTTCTGATAATAAAAATATCACTGTGGCACAAGATGGTGTTGTTATGTTTGCAGATGTTGGGTTACAATTGGAAAAGAAGATGGCAAGCATTGGAGTGGCGGCTATGGATAGCTATGGTCATTTGCTTCAAGCCTTTGGCACCACAATTCAATTTGTTGGGAAAGCCATTACTGCTGAAGCACTAGCAATTCGTGAAGCTCTGGAAAAAGCTAGAGAAAATGGATGGTCAAAGGTGCATATTCTATCAGATGCAAAAAATGTGATGGATATGATAAAAAAAAGGATAGTGGTCTCATGGGAGATAGAGACTACTTGTGAAGATATCTGGAAGATGATGAATTCCTTTGAAGATATAAATATTGAATATGTTCCTAGATCTTGGAATATTTTGACACATAATTTAGCCAAGTTTTCTATTTTGCTATTACATAGAATTAATTGGGTTTCTACTTTTCCTAGTTGGATTATAAACGATGCAGTTGCATCCTTTGACTCTTTGAGAGCTATTATTATATAA